From the Halorhabdus utahensis DSM 12940 genome, one window contains:
- a CDS encoding MFS transporter, with the protein MNPLASIGREAKALWSEGRGPSLGAIAGTWGLLLGTRMIYPVLLPALRDDFGLSLSVAGLLVTILWLGSALGQLPSGILADRFSERSVMATGTLVAALGVTLVVAAPTAAVLFAATALVGVGQSLYPIARITILTDMYPDRIGSALGVTMATGDLGQTIVPPIAGTLAAAIAWQAGFGMMVPGLLVGSLALMLVLPSQTGSTDTGGTSDDNRLGELISDLREGDVLFLAFILFLYVLVWQSFTGFYPTYLTEEKPVSKPTASLLFSLFFAFGVVIKPAAGAAYDRIGPRRSLVAVLSGPVVGLGLLPFVDSLPALVVITALVSTMLGSGAITQSFLSEAFSDEARGTGLGIVRTSAATLGAAGPVLFGVIAERGYFDEGYFLLAGLMAVIVVLTLVFFEE; encoded by the coding sequence ATGAATCCGCTCGCGTCGATCGGCCGGGAGGCAAAGGCACTCTGGAGTGAGGGGAGAGGCCCCTCGCTCGGAGCCATCGCAGGCACGTGGGGGTTGTTGCTGGGGACGCGGATGATCTATCCCGTCCTCCTGCCGGCCCTCCGGGACGACTTCGGCCTCTCGCTTTCGGTCGCCGGGTTGCTGGTGACGATCCTCTGGCTGGGCTCCGCACTCGGGCAACTCCCCAGTGGAATACTCGCTGACCGGTTCAGCGAGCGAAGCGTAATGGCGACCGGAACGCTGGTGGCCGCGCTGGGCGTCACGTTGGTCGTGGCCGCCCCGACGGCCGCTGTCCTGTTCGCCGCCACGGCGCTCGTCGGCGTCGGGCAGTCGCTGTACCCGATCGCGCGGATCACGATCCTCACCGACATGTACCCAGATCGGATCGGCAGCGCCCTCGGCGTGACGATGGCGACGGGCGACCTCGGGCAGACAATCGTGCCCCCGATCGCCGGCACGCTGGCCGCCGCGATCGCCTGGCAGGCCGGCTTCGGCATGATGGTTCCCGGGCTCCTCGTCGGATCGCTCGCACTGATGTTGGTCCTCCCCAGCCAGACTGGCTCGACGGACACCGGCGGGACATCCGACGACAACAGGCTGGGGGAACTGATCAGCGATCTGCGGGAGGGAGATGTCCTCTTTCTGGCGTTTATCCTGTTTCTGTACGTCCTCGTCTGGCAATCGTTCACGGGGTTCTATCCGACGTACCTCACCGAGGAAAAGCCCGTCTCCAAGCCGACTGCCAGCCTGCTGTTCAGCCTGTTTTTTGCCTTCGGCGTCGTGATCAAGCCGGCCGCGGGTGCCGCCTACGACCGGATCGGGCCCCGACGCTCGCTGGTCGCAGTGCTGTCCGGTCCAGTGGTCGGACTCGGCCTGCTCCCGTTCGTCGACAGTCTCCCGGCACTCGTCGTGATCACGGCCCTCGTGAGCACGATGCTCGGGTCGGGTGCCATCACGCAGTCGTTCCTCTCGGAAGCATTTTCTGACGAAGCCCGTGGCACCGGGCTGGGCATCGTTCGGACCTCAGCGGCGACGCTCGGTGCCGCGGGGCCCGTCCTGTTCGGCGTGATCGCCGAACGGGGCTACTTCGACGAGGGCTACTTCCTGCTTGCCGGGCTGATGGCGGTCATCGTGGTGCTCACGCTCGTGTTCTTCGAGGAGTGA
- a CDS encoding radical SAM protein, with the protein MTDPADLTVTIVDGYVDEPAHFGVPPYISTYPRYVAGALVDAGVPHESITYHTIDGLREENRRWQAVEEADLTVYVGGMTVPGNYVGGTPAEPDEVRRIAWTADGTSLMGGPVRFGVGDENEGASEPERDDLDFDFLAGADIEAAVFDLVENGLEGFDPRYRTMDESSRWAREGAFIVEQHPNHPDYLICEIETGRGCAYRCSFCTEPLYGDASFREPDAVVSEVDALSDHGVTNFRLGRQADILAYGGDGEAPNPDALRELYRGIRKVAPGLETLHLDNMNPITVVKWPEKAREGIRIIAEHNTPGDTAAFGVESADPAVQSDNNLNVTADEALEAVRIVNEEGGFRPGARSEATGSGRASGDSREPGGDRDNAPTFGDDAARGLPKLLPGINFVHGLKGETAETFEHNKRFLQRILDEGLMIRRVNIRQVMAFPGTEMDETGAEIAQDHKRQFQAYKREVRETIDNPMLQRVAPPGTILEDVHLEYHQDGKTFGRQLGTYPLLVGIPGERPLGKTIDVAITDHGYRSVTGVPHPLDLNAASMDELQALPGIGSQTAGNIIVGRPYDSTPDIEGVDFEAFTTIGRESPS; encoded by the coding sequence ATGACCGACCCAGCGGATCTCACCGTCACGATCGTCGACGGCTACGTCGACGAACCGGCACACTTCGGCGTGCCGCCGTACATCTCCACCTATCCCCGATACGTCGCCGGCGCGCTGGTCGATGCGGGCGTTCCCCACGAATCGATCACCTATCACACCATCGACGGGCTCCGGGAGGAGAACCGCCGTTGGCAGGCAGTCGAGGAAGCCGATCTGACGGTCTACGTCGGCGGGATGACCGTCCCCGGCAACTACGTCGGCGGGACGCCGGCCGAACCCGACGAAGTTCGGCGGATCGCCTGGACGGCCGACGGGACGAGCCTCATGGGTGGGCCGGTCCGGTTCGGCGTCGGCGACGAAAACGAGGGGGCGAGCGAACCCGAACGCGACGATCTGGACTTTGACTTTCTGGCCGGTGCGGATATCGAGGCCGCCGTCTTCGACCTCGTCGAAAACGGCCTGGAGGGGTTCGACCCCCGTTACCGGACGATGGACGAGTCGTCGCGCTGGGCGCGGGAGGGGGCGTTCATCGTCGAACAGCACCCCAACCATCCCGACTATCTCATCTGCGAGATCGAGACCGGGCGGGGGTGTGCCTACCGGTGTTCGTTCTGCACGGAGCCGCTGTACGGCGACGCTTCCTTCCGGGAACCCGACGCCGTCGTGAGTGAGGTCGACGCACTGTCCGACCATGGCGTCACCAACTTCCGGCTGGGTCGACAGGCCGACATTCTCGCCTACGGCGGCGACGGCGAGGCCCCGAACCCCGACGCGCTCCGAGAACTCTATCGTGGCATCCGGAAAGTCGCGCCTGGTCTGGAGACGCTCCACCTTGACAACATGAACCCGATCACGGTCGTGAAGTGGCCCGAGAAGGCTCGCGAGGGCATCCGGATCATCGCCGAGCACAACACACCGGGCGACACCGCGGCCTTCGGAGTGGAATCGGCCGACCCCGCGGTTCAGAGCGACAACAATCTCAACGTCACCGCCGACGAGGCGCTGGAAGCGGTCCGGATCGTCAACGAGGAAGGGGGGTTCCGCCCGGGAGCCCGAAGTGAAGCGACGGGCTCCGGACGAGCGAGCGGCGATAGCCGCGAGCCCGGCGGAGACAGGGACAACGCCCCAACCTTCGGCGACGACGCCGCCCGCGGCTTGCCGAAGCTCCTCCCCGGGATCAACTTCGTTCACGGGTTGAAAGGCGAGACGGCCGAGACGTTCGAACACAACAAGCGGTTCCTCCAGCGAATTCTCGACGAGGGACTCATGATCCGGCGGGTGAACATTCGCCAGGTCATGGCCTTCCCCGGCACGGAGATGGACGAGACGGGTGCCGAGATCGCCCAGGATCACAAGCGCCAGTTCCAGGCGTACAAGCGTGAGGTCCGCGAGACGATCGACAACCCGATGCTCCAGCGCGTCGCCCCGCCGGGAACGATCCTCGAAGACGTGCATCTCGAATACCACCAGGACGGCAAGACCTTCGGCCGACAGCTGGGGACGTACCCCCTGCTCGTTGGCATTCCGGGCGAACGCCCGCTCGGGAAGACGATCGACGTGGCGATCACCGACCACGGGTATCGATCCGTCACGGGGGTGCCCCACCCACTCGATCTCAACGCGGCGTCGATGGACGAACTCCAGGCGCTACCGGGAATCGGCTCACAGACTGCGGGGAACATCATCGTCGGGCGGCCCTACGACTCGACGCCGGATATCGAGGGGGTCGACTTCGAGGCGTTCACCACGATCGGACGTGAGTCGCCGAGTTGA
- a CDS encoding Hsp20/alpha crystallin family protein: protein MNQLREFTEEIGETVIESVGRAVSKAQERTPLLVDLLESDDAYLAVFDAPDATTSDVQVQLSGRTVEVRLDRFREPREGFEMRFPGRGLTLDGHVTLPPDAAIDGEGATATLQENGTLQVRIPKRDGGTTVAVTDENEHDEPEAPTSEIETDSENGGDSESEGDGDGEGDGDSEGDSGSESEDGGDSDGDGDAETEA from the coding sequence ATGAACCAACTCCGCGAGTTCACCGAAGAGATCGGTGAGACCGTCATCGAAAGCGTGGGCCGGGCCGTCAGCAAAGCCCAGGAACGGACGCCGCTTCTGGTCGACCTGCTGGAAAGCGACGACGCCTATCTCGCGGTCTTCGACGCCCCGGACGCGACAACCAGCGACGTCCAGGTGCAGTTGTCGGGCCGGACGGTCGAAGTCAGACTCGACCGATTCCGCGAGCCACGGGAGGGCTTCGAGATGCGGTTCCCCGGCCGGGGATTGACGCTCGACGGCCACGTGACGCTGCCGCCCGACGCGGCGATCGACGGCGAGGGTGCGACGGCGACACTACAGGAGAACGGCACACTCCAGGTCCGGATCCCGAAACGCGACGGCGGGACGACCGTTGCGGTCACCGACGAAAACGAGCACGACGAGCCCGAAGCGCCAACCAGCGAAATCGAAACCGATTCCGAAAACGGTGGCGACAGTGAGAGCGAAGGCGATGGTGACGGCGAAGGCGATGGTGACAGCGAAGGCGATAGTGGCAGTGAGAGCGAAGACGGTGGCGACAGTGACGGAGATGGTGACGCCGAAACCGAAGCGTAG
- a CDS encoding NUDIX hydrolase has translation MDLGPVAAHDPASVTAPREAAVLVGIVERPAGTHLLFTRRADHLEDHPGQMSFPGGGSEPVDADLSETALREAREEVGLEPSEATIVGRLDDIRTVSEYSIRPFVGHVPDRSYEPNDGEVAEIAVLSVDALTDPANYETECRDHPDHGSVQLHYFHVGDYTVWGATARILTQLLELSTEWRVPRTLDCQPETNPPA, from the coding sequence ATGGATCTCGGTCCCGTCGCCGCCCACGACCCCGCGAGCGTGACGGCTCCGCGTGAAGCCGCGGTGCTCGTCGGGATCGTCGAGAGGCCCGCCGGGACGCACCTGTTGTTCACCCGGCGGGCCGATCATCTGGAGGACCATCCCGGACAGATGAGCTTTCCGGGTGGGGGCTCCGAGCCGGTCGACGCCGACCTCTCGGAGACGGCGTTGCGGGAGGCCCGCGAGGAGGTCGGCCTCGAGCCGTCGGAGGCGACGATCGTCGGCCGACTCGACGACATCAGGACTGTCAGCGAGTATTCGATCCGGCCGTTCGTGGGGCACGTTCCCGATCGGTCGTATGAACCGAACGACGGCGAAGTCGCGGAGATTGCCGTTCTATCGGTCGATGCCTTGACCGATCCAGCGAACTACGAGACGGAGTGTCGCGACCATCCGGACCACGGCTCCGTCCAGCTCCATTACTTCCACGTCGGGGACTACACAGTCTGGGGAGCGACAGCACGGATTCTGACCCAACTCCTCGAACTCTCGACCGAGTGGCGTGTCCCACGGACGCTCGATTGTCAGCCCGAGACAAACCCGCCGGCGTGA
- a CDS encoding DUF7109 family protein, translated as MDLSADDLAGVVDLFGALPPATLRAALAELAFKRGADRPPAEFEPAVESAIESYHLLRLPGDPPLLVAGPVAFPTLPEGARDLPHILDVPERSIDPERRGTAAEKRFRSDASQAVASNDHDRIETLLDVSYELEAWAPVDLAETRDRLDDALEGNNHD; from the coding sequence ATGGATCTGTCCGCGGACGACCTGGCCGGCGTCGTCGACCTCTTCGGGGCACTGCCCCCGGCGACGCTTCGAGCGGCCCTCGCGGAACTCGCGTTCAAGCGCGGTGCGGATCGGCCCCCCGCCGAGTTCGAACCTGCCGTCGAGTCCGCCATCGAGTCGTATCACCTACTTAGACTCCCCGGCGACCCGCCGCTGCTCGTGGCCGGCCCCGTCGCGTTTCCCACGCTGCCGGAGGGGGCTCGCGACCTCCCGCACATTCTGGACGTGCCCGAGCGATCGATCGATCCCGAACGGCGTGGCACGGCTGCGGAAAAGCGGTTCAGAAGTGACGCCAGCCAGGCCGTCGCATCGAACGATCACGACCGCATCGAAACCCTGCTGGACGTGAGTTACGAACTCGAAGCCTGGGCACCTGTCGACCTCGCCGAGACCCGCGATCGACTCGATGATGCCCTCGAAGGAAACAACCATGATTGA
- a CDS encoding glycosyltransferase family protein has protein sequence MEYVQERIATLHDFDGATPSAPADRSAVVVPMMARDRASLAAERVFSTLEAVDPKRVIVALRADPDRVAAVAQWLSSFDLPLETLWCSAPAVASALTEAGLDGSDGKGRDVWLALGVAAERAEYVVVHDADAENYAPTHVPRLLFPLAQGYDFTKAYYARVENDRLYGRLFRLFYVPLVRALAESHDASILEYFGAFRYALAGEFAATSELVRELRPPRGWGLEVGTLGDAFQSAGFDNSAQVDLGVHEHDHRAVGGPEGLGNMAREVAAALFRALEANGVTPDYASLPDRYRTAAQTAVEQYATDAAFNGLTYDRANERTQVDEYARSIEPPGEDDRLPAWARTSLDPAQIATLATESLAEHRT, from the coding sequence ATGGAGTACGTCCAGGAACGGATCGCCACCCTCCACGACTTCGATGGTGCCACACCTTCGGCCCCGGCTGATCGCTCCGCGGTCGTCGTCCCGATGATGGCTCGCGATCGCGCCAGCCTGGCCGCCGAACGTGTCTTCTCGACGCTGGAAGCTGTCGACCCCAAGCGGGTGATCGTTGCGCTCCGTGCCGACCCCGACCGGGTTGCTGCGGTCGCGCAGTGGCTGTCCTCGTTCGATCTCCCGCTGGAAACCCTCTGGTGTAGTGCGCCTGCTGTCGCCTCTGCCCTGACGGAAGCCGGCCTGGACGGATCTGACGGGAAGGGCCGGGACGTCTGGCTCGCGCTGGGGGTCGCTGCCGAGCGCGCCGAGTACGTCGTCGTCCACGACGCCGACGCGGAGAACTACGCACCCACGCACGTCCCCCGCCTGCTCTTCCCGCTCGCACAGGGCTATGACTTCACCAAGGCGTACTACGCCCGCGTCGAGAACGACCGGCTGTACGGTCGGCTCTTCCGGCTCTTTTACGTGCCACTGGTTCGAGCGCTCGCTGAATCCCACGACGCGTCTATCCTCGAGTATTTCGGGGCGTTCCGGTATGCCCTCGCAGGGGAGTTCGCCGCAACGAGCGAGCTCGTCCGGGAGCTGCGACCGCCGCGCGGATGGGGTCTCGAAGTCGGCACACTCGGAGACGCCTTCCAGTCGGCCGGGTTCGACAACTCGGCGCAGGTCGATCTCGGCGTGCACGAACACGATCACCGCGCCGTCGGCGGTCCGGAGGGGCTCGGCAACATGGCCCGGGAGGTCGCCGCGGCGCTCTTTCGCGCGCTGGAAGCAAACGGCGTCACTCCCGACTACGCGTCCCTGCCGGACCGATACCGGACGGCGGCCCAGACGGCCGTCGAGCAGTACGCCACCGACGCCGCGTTCAACGGTCTCACCTACGATCGGGCGAACGAGCGGACACAGGTCGACGAATATGCGAGGTCGATCGAGCCGCCGGGCGAGGACGACCGGCTGCCGGCCTGGGCCCGGACGAGTCTCGATCCAGCACAGATCGCGACGCTCGCCACTGAATCACTTGCGGAACACCGAACGTGA
- a CDS encoding HVO_0758 family zinc finger protein, whose product MESVRKGLRSGDLEKDTYERLQCVECEEELTTENDPEEVGSVRVCPGCGREWKQVG is encoded by the coding sequence ATGGAATCTGTCAGGAAGGGGCTGCGATCCGGGGATCTGGAGAAGGACACCTACGAGCGGTTACAGTGTGTCGAATGTGAGGAGGAGTTGACGACGGAAAACGACCCGGAGGAAGTCGGGTCGGTCCGGGTCTGTCCGGGGTGTGGTCGCGAGTGGAAACAAGTGGGCTGA
- a CDS encoding DHH family phosphoesterase, giving the protein MSVPGPAVGGTVAQAGLRDALDRVTAEPLLAVAAVVVVLVVLIGLAFFVRRQRRTPGQRLRRILADHDRVSVLMHPNPDPDAMAAAQGVAELAAAVDTEPALQHAGQIRHQENRAFETVLDLDLEQIETAGDIDADAVVLVDHNEARGFPGADGISPVAVIDHHPGDGNGTALTDVRTEYGACATIVAEYFEEQGIEPGSTDSDGTEGACTLSPPVATGLLYGIQADTNHLTTGCSPAEFVAASYLYPGIDEELLDRIANPEVDTEVLDVKARAITERDVRGAFACSDVGTLSNVDAIPQAADELLRLEGVTAIVVLGDVEDTLHLSGRSRDDRVHMGKALQAAVEDIPMAEAGGHARMGGGQVSVEHMNGLGPGEGVTRADLHERLFEAMTGDRQ; this is encoded by the coding sequence ATGTCGGTCCCGGGCCCCGCTGTCGGCGGTACTGTCGCACAGGCGGGTTTGAGAGACGCACTCGATCGCGTCACCGCGGAGCCGTTGCTCGCCGTCGCCGCGGTCGTGGTCGTCCTTGTCGTGCTCATCGGTCTTGCCTTCTTCGTCCGTCGACAGCGGCGAACGCCTGGCCAACGCCTCCGCCGGATCCTGGCGGACCACGATCGGGTGAGCGTCCTGATGCATCCGAACCCCGATCCGGACGCGATGGCGGCCGCCCAGGGCGTCGCCGAACTCGCGGCGGCCGTCGATACCGAACCGGCTCTCCAGCACGCCGGCCAGATCCGCCATCAGGAGAACCGTGCGTTCGAAACGGTCCTCGATCTCGATCTCGAACAGATCGAGACGGCGGGGGACATCGACGCCGACGCGGTCGTCCTCGTCGACCACAACGAAGCGCGCGGATTCCCCGGCGCAGACGGGATCTCACCCGTCGCCGTTATCGACCATCATCCCGGTGACGGAAACGGAACGGCGCTCACTGACGTCCGAACCGAGTACGGCGCGTGCGCGACGATCGTCGCCGAGTACTTCGAAGAGCAGGGGATCGAGCCGGGATCCACCGATTCCGACGGGACCGAGGGTGCATGCACGCTCTCGCCGCCCGTCGCGACGGGGTTGCTCTACGGCATTCAAGCTGACACCAATCACCTCACGACAGGGTGTTCTCCGGCCGAGTTCGTCGCTGCATCGTATCTCTATCCGGGGATCGACGAGGAGTTGCTCGATCGCATCGCCAACCCGGAGGTCGATACCGAAGTTCTCGACGTGAAAGCGCGGGCGATCACCGAACGGGATGTCCGGGGTGCCTTCGCCTGCAGCGACGTCGGGACGCTCTCGAACGTCGATGCCATCCCACAGGCGGCCGACGAACTCCTCCGACTCGAAGGCGTGACGGCCATCGTCGTCCTGGGGGACGTCGAGGACACACTCCATCTCTCCGGGCGGTCCCGGGACGACCGTGTTCATATGGGCAAAGCCCTCCAGGCCGCCGTCGAGGACATCCCGATGGCCGAGGCCGGTGGACACGCCCGCATGGGCGGGGGCCAGGTTAGCGTCGAACACATGAACGGCCTCGGGCCGGGCGAGGGCGTGACGCGCGCGGACCTCCACGAACGGCTGTTCGAGGCGATGACCGGTGATCGGCAGTGA
- a CDS encoding SDR family oxidoreductase, with amino-acid sequence MTRVAVLGCGYVGCELARQLGDAGHHVVGVRRSKSGLAAVEAAGADPVRADVTDGDSLASVPDVEWIVFAASAGGRDADAARETYVEGLRTAIDHFADRDSPPDRFVYTSSTGVYGDHDGEWVDEETAIDPGDERTEILAEAERLARDRPPAGVDGTVARFAGLYGPDRYRLQRYLDGPVTAGVLNMVHRDDAAGAVRFLLERDRGRGAIVNLVDDEPVEKWGFADWLAEQAGVEFPPKQTVEQRLADVDSTSTRRRIRATKRVSNERLREYGYEFAFPTYRAGYRAAIDRFRTDETDP; translated from the coding sequence GTGACTCGCGTCGCCGTTCTGGGGTGTGGCTACGTCGGGTGTGAACTCGCCCGCCAACTCGGCGACGCCGGCCATCACGTCGTCGGGGTTCGTCGTTCCAAGTCGGGGCTGGCGGCGGTCGAAGCAGCGGGGGCCGACCCCGTCCGCGCCGACGTGACGGACGGTGACTCCCTGGCATCTGTCCCGGACGTCGAGTGGATCGTCTTCGCCGCGAGTGCCGGCGGGCGGGACGCCGACGCTGCTCGGGAGACCTACGTCGAAGGGCTCCGGACGGCGATCGATCACTTCGCCGACCGCGATAGCCCTCCCGATCGGTTCGTCTACACGTCGAGTACGGGCGTCTACGGCGACCACGATGGGGAGTGGGTCGACGAGGAGACCGCCATCGACCCCGGCGACGAGCGGACCGAGATCTTGGCCGAGGCCGAACGACTCGCCCGTGACCGCCCGCCGGCCGGCGTCGACGGGACGGTCGCCCGGTTCGCCGGCTTGTACGGCCCCGATCGCTACCGCCTGCAACGCTATCTCGACGGTCCCGTCACGGCCGGCGTGCTCAACATGGTTCATCGTGACGATGCCGCCGGTGCGGTCCGGTTCCTGCTCGAACGTGATCGCGGCCGCGGCGCGATCGTCAACCTCGTCGACGACGAACCGGTCGAGAAGTGGGGCTTCGCCGACTGGCTGGCCGAGCAGGCTGGCGTCGAATTTCCGCCGAAACAGACGGTCGAGCAGCGACTCGCCGACGTCGACAGTACGTCCACCCGTCGGCGGATCCGGGCGACCAAGCGCGTCAGCAACGAGCGCCTTCGCGAGTACGGCTATGAGTTCGCGTTCCCGACCTATCGTGCGGGATATCGAGCTGCGATCGATCGCTTTCGGACGGACGAGACGGACCCGTGA
- a CDS encoding DUF5791 family protein — MLAAVDAEDHDATTLRRVYEDELADVVETVSEDAVVEGTSLDAETVRGLADAESPALTLTEAADVFALSADRDADAIAAEARDRLLLELSSAVLDVDALAQGLDSDATPKELQAKMEGRHPMTLAEYAEIRAFVAGKL, encoded by the coding sequence ATGCTTGCAGCTGTGGACGCTGAGGATCACGACGCCACGACGCTCCGTCGTGTCTACGAGGACGAGCTTGCCGACGTCGTCGAAACGGTGAGTGAAGACGCCGTCGTCGAGGGCACGTCACTCGACGCTGAGACGGTCCGTGGACTCGCCGACGCGGAATCGCCAGCACTCACACTCACGGAGGCGGCGGACGTGTTCGCCCTCTCGGCCGATCGTGACGCCGACGCCATCGCCGCCGAGGCGCGCGATCGGCTGTTGCTCGAACTGTCGAGTGCAGTGCTGGACGTCGATGCGCTCGCCCAGGGGCTCGATAGCGACGCGACGCCGAAGGAACTCCAGGCAAAGATGGAGGGGCGACACCCGATGACGCTCGCCGAATACGCCGAGATCCGTGCGTTCGTCGCGGGGAAGCTGTGA
- a CDS encoding tubulin/FtsZ family protein: protein MKVVLIGLGQAGGKLTQALASYDYEMGFDAIRDALAVNTAEADLQPLDIDTMLIGQDRVKGHGVGGDNELGAEIMQSAATEVLDGLDGRITSQAEGIFVVAGLGGGTGSGGAPVLAKELKRIYDVPVYVLGILPGRSEGSIYQANAGRSLKTVAREADATLLIDNDAWQSADESVEEGFETINQQIAQRVGLLLASGEVIDGVGESVVDSSEVINTLRPGGIAALGYASAKASEDSAENINTITSLARNALLTGTSLPNAVKAETALLVIAGQPERISRKGVERARSWLEDETGSLEVRGGDFPLESDRLAALVLLGGVERSNRLQAFLDRAAEAYEQATEQQAEPAATFQNDELEDLF, encoded by the coding sequence ATGAAGGTCGTCCTGATTGGTCTCGGCCAAGCCGGGGGAAAACTCACCCAGGCACTGGCTTCGTACGATTACGAGATGGGATTCGACGCGATCCGGGACGCACTCGCGGTCAACACCGCCGAGGCGGACCTCCAGCCGCTCGATATCGACACGATGTTGATCGGCCAGGATCGGGTCAAGGGCCACGGGGTCGGCGGCGACAACGAACTCGGCGCGGAGATCATGCAGAGTGCAGCCACCGAGGTACTCGACGGGCTCGACGGCCGGATCACCTCCCAGGCCGAGGGTATCTTCGTCGTCGCCGGACTGGGCGGCGGGACCGGCAGCGGCGGCGCGCCCGTCCTGGCGAAGGAACTCAAGCGGATCTACGACGTCCCGGTGTACGTCCTCGGCATCCTCCCCGGTCGCAGCGAGGGGTCGATCTATCAGGCCAACGCCGGCCGATCGCTCAAGACGGTCGCCCGCGAGGCCGACGCGACGCTGCTGATCGACAACGACGCCTGGCAGAGCGCCGACGAAAGCGTCGAGGAGGGCTTCGAGACGATCAACCAGCAGATCGCCCAGCGGGTCGGGCTGTTGCTGGCGTCCGGGGAAGTGATCGACGGGGTTGGCGAGAGCGTCGTCGACTCCAGCGAAGTCATCAACACGCTCCGCCCGGGCGGGATTGCCGCCCTCGGCTACGCCAGCGCCAAAGCCAGCGAGGACAGCGCCGAGAATATCAATACGATCACGAGTCTGGCCCGCAACGCCCTCCTGACCGGGACCAGCCTCCCCAACGCCGTCAAAGCCGAAACGGCGCTGCTCGTTATTGCGGGCCAGCCGGAACGCATCTCCCGGAAGGGCGTCGAACGCGCCCGGAGCTGGCTCGAAGACGAGACCGGCAGCCTCGAAGTCCGTGGCGGTGACTTCCCGCTCGAGAGCGATCGACTCGCCGCGCTGGTGTTGCTCGGCGGCGTCGAGCGTTCGAACCGACTCCAGGCGTTTCTCGACCGGGCCGCCGAAGCCTACGAGCAAGCCACCGAACAGCAGGCCGAGCCGGCGGCGACGTTCCAGAACGACGAACTCGAAGACCTCTTCTGA